One part of the Lotus japonicus ecotype B-129 chromosome 2, LjGifu_v1.2 genome encodes these proteins:
- the LOC130736002 gene encoding uncharacterized protein LOC130736002 translates to MNTWLPQASYPCGNFSDTSSFKFRRSKGSIGHAFTVRIRTGNQNQTSFYPFVPHEISVLVELILGHLRYLLTDVPPQPNSPPDNVFRPDRPAKASLRSKKRGSAPPPIHGISKITLKVVVFHFRCFQLPLILHLSSHFTKSD, encoded by the coding sequence ATGAACACTTGGCTGCCACAAGCCAGTTATCCCTGTGGTAACTTTTCTGACACCTCTAGCTTCAAATTCCGAAGGTCTAAAGGATCGATAGGCCACGCTTTCACGGTTCGTATTCGTACTGGAAATCAGAATCAAACGAGCTTTTACCCTTTTGTTCCACACGAGATTTCTGTTCTCGTTGAGCTCATCTTAGGACACCTGCGTTATCTTTTAACAGATGTGCCGCCCCAGCCAAACTCCCCACCTGACAATGTCTTCCGCCCGGATCGACCAGCAAAAGCTAGCCTTAGGTCCAAAAAAAGGGGCAGCGCCCCACCTCCGATTCAcggaataagtaaaataacgtTAAAAGTAGTGGTATTTCACTTTCGCTGTTTCCAGCTCCCACTTATCCTACACCTCTCAAGTCATTTCACAAAGTCGGACTAG
- the LOC130736003 gene encoding uncharacterized mitochondrial protein AtMg00810-like yields MVCLYVDDLLVTGSKESEIHKFKEKMQLEFEMSDMGELSYFLGIEFLRTEKGVFMSQKKYALEVLKRFNLLDCNYVTTPVDCGIVLTKADTGKAVDSTMYKQIVGSLRYLCCSRPEISYGVGLVSRFMENPKESHFMAAKRILRYVKGTIDHGVLFPGRAYNLRSEMIGYVDADWCGDKDDKKSTTGFVFLCGDAPISWCSKKQPIVALSSCEAEYVAASFGACQAVWLSMLLEEIGLKSSRVMKLLIDNKPAIDLAKYPVAHGRSKHIETRFHFLRDQVSRGKLELEHFPIEEQLADLFTKPFKAERFSLLCKKLKILSLSSILI; encoded by the coding sequence ATGGTATGcttgtatgttgatgatttaCTTGTGACTGGAAGTAAAGAATCTGAGATACACAAGTTTAAGGAGAAAATGCAACTTGAGTTTGAGATGAGTGACATGGGAGAGTTGTCATATTTCCTGGGTATTGAATTCCTCAGAACTGAGAAAGGAGTGTTTATGAGCCAGAAGAAGTATGCACTGGAAGTATTGAAGAGGTTTAACCTTTTAGATTGTAATTATGTGACTACACCAGTGGATTGTGGGATAGTCCTTACCAAGGCTGATACTGGAAAAGCAGTAGATTCTACTATGTACAAGCAGATTGTGGGGTCATTGAGATATTTGTGCTGCAGTAGGCCTGAGATTAGCTATGGTGTAGGGTTGGTGAGCAGATTTATGGAGAATCCTAAAGAGTCTCACTTCATGGCGGCTAAAAGAATTCTGAGATATGTTAAGGGTACAATTGATCATGGTGTTTTGTTCCCTGGCAGAGCCTATAATTTGAGAAGTGAGATGATTGGCTATGTGGATGCTGACTGGTGTGGAGACAAGGATGATAAGAAGAGTACAACAGGTTTTGTATTTCTTTGTGGAGATGCACCAATCTCTTGGTGTTCAAAGAAACAACCTATAGTAGCTCTATCTTCATGtgaggctgagtatgtagctgcttCATTTGGTGCTTGTCAAGCTGTTTGGCTCAGCATGCTTCTTGAAGAGATAGGATTGAAGTCATCTAGAGTGATGAAGCTTTTGATAGACAATAAGCCAGCTATTGATCTAGCTAAGTATCCAGTGGCTCATGGGAGAAGCAAACATATCGAGACTAGATTTCATTTTCTGAGGGATCAAGTGTCTAGAGGAAAGTTGGAACTTGAACATTTTCCAATTGAGGAACAACTTGCAGACCTGTTCACTAAGCCTTTTAAGGCTGAAAGATTTTCCTTGCTGTGCAAGAAACTTAAAATCTTGTCATTAAGTAGTATTCTGATTTAG
- the LOC130736004 gene encoding uncharacterized protein LOC130736004: MAGTNGNFPTSLPVLDGKSDWERWNTQMLVIFGFQDVLEMVTSGYAALPAEQSTEHKELKKKDMRALFIIHKCVNPANFEKIAAAKTSKEVWEILNKSYDGVAKLKKVKLQTLRRQYEALRMEKSETISKFFTRLQTLSNQMKANGEVMNDQILVEKVLRSLTTRFDHIVTTIDKSKDLETIKIEELQGSLEAHEMRLNLRDSERETEQALYVRGSTSKKKWGSNSKTSKEKNWKNKVFTLIFGKQTESKSNSRTGFRVLSGFFSEDVLNVKAEFL; encoded by the coding sequence ATGGCTGGAACGAACGGCAACTTCCCAACTTCGTTGCCGGTTCTTGACGGCAAGAGTGATTGGGAACGTTGGAATACTCAGATGCTCGTGATTTTTGGTTTCCAGGATGTTCTTGAGATGGTGACTTCTGGGTATGCGGCACTACCGGCGGAGCAAAGCACAGAGCATaaggaattgaagaagaaagacatgAGGGCCCTGTTCATTATCCATAAGTGCGTCAATCCTGCGAATTTTGAGAAAATTGCAGCGGCGAAGACGTCTAAGGAGGTGTGGGAAATTCTGAATAAGAGTTACGATGGTGTTGCAAAATTGAAGAAAGTCAAGTTGCAGACACTAAGAAGACAATACGAGGCTCTCAGGATGGAGAAATCAGAGACGATTTCCAAGTTTTTCACAAGGCTTCAAACTTTGTCAAATCAGATGAAAGCGAACGGAGAGGTAATGAATGATCAAATTCTTGTGGAAAAGGTTCTTAGATCACTGACTACAAGATTTGATCACATAGTAACCACCATAGATAAATCTAAAGATCTTGAGACTATCAAGATTGAGGAGTTGCAAGGTTCATTGGAAGCTCATGAAATGAGGCTAAACCTGAGAGATTCTGAGAGAGAAACTGAGCAGGCACTGTATGTTAGAGGCAGTACCAGTAAGAAGAAGTGGGGTAGCAATTCTAAGACTTCCAAGGAGAAGAATTGGAAGAACAAGGTGTTTAcgctgatttttggtaaacaaacagaATCCAAAAGCAATTCAAGGACCGGATTCAGAGTCCTTTCTGGGTTCTTTAGTGAAGACGTTTTAAATGTCAAGGCTGAGTTTTTGTGA
- the LOC130737504 gene encoding probable inactive receptor kinase At1g48480 — translation MISDTLLVYEFMTRGSLDNLLFRSKVFELEDLLRASAEVLGKGTFGTSYQAVWPVVAVKRLKDVTISEKEFKEKIELVGAMDHVNLVPLRAYYYSRDEKLLVHDYFPMGSLSALLHKTNQRICFLNVSYSYKKL, via the exons ATGATCAGCGACACCCTTCTTGTTTATGAGTTTATGACCCGTGGAAGTCTAGACAATCTTCTATTCAGAA GCAAAGTGTTTGagttggaggatttgctgagAGCCTCTGCGGAGGTTTTGGGAAAAGGGACTTTTGGGACTTCGTATCAGGCGGTTTGGCCTGTGGTGGCTGTGAAGAGATTGAAGGATGTCACCATTTCTGAGAAGGAATTCAAGGAGAAGATTGAACTGGTTGGAGCAATGGATCATGTCAATTTGGTCCCTCTCAGGGCTTACTATTATAGCAGGGATGAGAAGCTTCTTGTTCATGATTACTTTCCAATGGGAAGCTTATCTGCACTTTTGCACA AGACGAACCAAAGGATTTGCTTTTTGAATGTCAGTTACAGTTATAAGAAGTTATAA